A DNA window from Phragmites australis chromosome 11, lpPhrAust1.1, whole genome shotgun sequence contains the following coding sequences:
- the LOC133885365 gene encoding uncharacterized protein LOC133885365 isoform X2 translates to MSSIRSALARAFLAPKPRGCRHYAASVGETQPERVAAEMVRYALGGAKHRSSPEEAMRILEQGASNLQGGGEGSAEAVGMLMLAMSTLLYRSGKRQDAMEKLKATQQVAPSADFRVAAWEALMGLRMEAGQDIPFSVSPNDSVDLSIKDEDIKWSDLDRLKFRVNATKGLIALLNGETESDGCKDSCAGVDNKQTENALLSFGEYLHCAGDFPMATQMYERVFEAVCAEDMYEKILAAGNMVPEEVSLGATCSYGQLLSHSGKFSDAEDYLTRALQKAEEQFGAHHPKVGMVLTCVARMYKLKAKSEGSSSIMVQEGLYRKVLEVLKAPAINSEDNSTQMDWRDIISLARGEYAELLLVQSNRKVEGERMKAWAEDAWRNRRLTLAQALEFTEPSKPTVVIDTRIGRVM, encoded by the exons ATGAGCTCGATCCGATCGGCTCTCGCGAGGGCATTCCTCGCCCCGAAGCCGCGGGGATGCCGCCACTACGCCGCCTCCGTCGGCGAGACGCAGCCCGAGAGGGTGGCGGCGGAGATGGTCCGCTACGCCCTCGGCGGCGCCAAGCACCGGAGCTCGCCAG AGGAGGCGATGCGGATACTGGAGCAGGGGGCCTCGAACCTgcagggcggcggcgagggcagcgCCGAGGCCGTGGGGATGCTCATGCTCGCCATGTCCACGCTGCTCTACCGGAG TGGAAAACGTCAAGATGCTATGGAAAAGCTCAAAGCAACTCAACAAGTTGCTCCTTCTGCAGATTTCAGAG TTGCTGCGTGGGAAGCACTAATGGGACTACGCATGGAAGCAGGCCAG GATATCCCCTTTTCGGTGTCCCCAAATGATTCGGTTGATCTGTCAATCAAAGATGAAGATATCAAATGGTCTGATCTGGACCGTCTAAAATTTCGGGTTAATGCTACCAAAGGACTTATTGCACTTCTAAATGGAGAAACAGAATcag ATGGATGCAAGGACAGCTGTGCTGGAGTAGACAATAAACAGACAG AAAATGCTCTCCTTTCATTTGGTGAATATCTACATTGTGCTGGGGATTTTCCTATGGCAACACAAATGTATGAGAGGGTGTTTGAGGCAGTTTGTGCAGAAGATATGTATGAAAAAATTTTAGCAGCTGGAAACATGGTTCCTGAGGAGGTTTCTCTTGGGGCCACTTGCTCATATGGGCAGCTTTTATCTCATTCTGG GAAGTTTAGTGACGCAGAAGATTATCTCACAAGAGCACTACAGAAGGCTGAAGAACAATTTG GTGCACACCACCCAAAGGTTGGCATGGTATTAACTTGTGTAGCTAGAATGTACAAACTGAAAGCAAAATCAGAAGGTTCTAGTTCAATCATGGTTCAGGAG GGGCTGTACAGGAAGGTCCTAGAAGTCCTGAAAGCTCCAGCTATTAATTCTGAGG ATAACAGCACACAGATGGACTGGAGAGATATCATCTCCCTTGCTCGAG GTGAGTATGCCGAATTGTTGCTTGTTCAGTCAAACAGAAAAGTGGAAGGTGAACGGATGAAGGCTTGGGCAGAAGATGCTTGGAGGAATCGTAGATTAACGTTAGCACAAGCATTAGAGTTTACAGAACCTTCAAAACCAACTGTTGTGATTGACACCCGAATCGGCAGGGTCATGTAA
- the LOC133885365 gene encoding uncharacterized protein LOC133885365 isoform X1, with the protein MSSIRSALARAFLAPKPRGCRHYAASVGETQPERVAAEMVRYALGGAKHRSSPEEAMRILEQGASNLQGGGEGSAEAVGMLMLAMSTLLYRSGKRQDAMEKLKATQQVAPSADFRVAAWEALMGLRMEAGQDIPFSVSPNDSVDLSIKDEDIKWSDLDRLKFRVNATKGLIALLNGETESVQLFVDGCKDSCAGVDNKQTENALLSFGEYLHCAGDFPMATQMYERVFEAVCAEDMYEKILAAGNMVPEEVSLGATCSYGQLLSHSGKFSDAEDYLTRALQKAEEQFGAHHPKVGMVLTCVARMYKLKAKSEGSSSIMVQEGLYRKVLEVLKAPAINSEDNSTQMDWRDIISLARGEYAELLLVQSNRKVEGERMKAWAEDAWRNRRLTLAQALEFTEPSKPTVVIDTRIGRVM; encoded by the exons ATGAGCTCGATCCGATCGGCTCTCGCGAGGGCATTCCTCGCCCCGAAGCCGCGGGGATGCCGCCACTACGCCGCCTCCGTCGGCGAGACGCAGCCCGAGAGGGTGGCGGCGGAGATGGTCCGCTACGCCCTCGGCGGCGCCAAGCACCGGAGCTCGCCAG AGGAGGCGATGCGGATACTGGAGCAGGGGGCCTCGAACCTgcagggcggcggcgagggcagcgCCGAGGCCGTGGGGATGCTCATGCTCGCCATGTCCACGCTGCTCTACCGGAG TGGAAAACGTCAAGATGCTATGGAAAAGCTCAAAGCAACTCAACAAGTTGCTCCTTCTGCAGATTTCAGAG TTGCTGCGTGGGAAGCACTAATGGGACTACGCATGGAAGCAGGCCAG GATATCCCCTTTTCGGTGTCCCCAAATGATTCGGTTGATCTGTCAATCAAAGATGAAGATATCAAATGGTCTGATCTGGACCGTCTAAAATTTCGGGTTAATGCTACCAAAGGACTTATTGCACTTCTAAATGGAGAAACAGAATcag TTCAGCTGTTTGTAGATGGATGCAAGGACAGCTGTGCTGGAGTAGACAATAAACAGACAG AAAATGCTCTCCTTTCATTTGGTGAATATCTACATTGTGCTGGGGATTTTCCTATGGCAACACAAATGTATGAGAGGGTGTTTGAGGCAGTTTGTGCAGAAGATATGTATGAAAAAATTTTAGCAGCTGGAAACATGGTTCCTGAGGAGGTTTCTCTTGGGGCCACTTGCTCATATGGGCAGCTTTTATCTCATTCTGG GAAGTTTAGTGACGCAGAAGATTATCTCACAAGAGCACTACAGAAGGCTGAAGAACAATTTG GTGCACACCACCCAAAGGTTGGCATGGTATTAACTTGTGTAGCTAGAATGTACAAACTGAAAGCAAAATCAGAAGGTTCTAGTTCAATCATGGTTCAGGAG GGGCTGTACAGGAAGGTCCTAGAAGTCCTGAAAGCTCCAGCTATTAATTCTGAGG ATAACAGCACACAGATGGACTGGAGAGATATCATCTCCCTTGCTCGAG GTGAGTATGCCGAATTGTTGCTTGTTCAGTCAAACAGAAAAGTGGAAGGTGAACGGATGAAGGCTTGGGCAGAAGATGCTTGGAGGAATCGTAGATTAACGTTAGCACAAGCATTAGAGTTTACAGAACCTTCAAAACCAACTGTTGTGATTGACACCCGAATCGGCAGGGTCATGTAA
- the LOC133885365 gene encoding uncharacterized protein LOC133885365 isoform X3 has protein sequence MSSIRSALARAFLAPKPRGCRHYAASVGETQPERVAAEMVRYALGGAKHRSSPEEAMRILEQGASNLQGGGEGSAEAVGMLMLAMSTLLYRSGKRQDAMEKLKATQQVAPSADFRVAAWEALMGLRMEAGQDIPFSVSPNDSVDLSIKDEDIKWSDLDRLKFRVNATKGLIALLNGETESVQLFVDGCKDSCAGVDNKQTENALLSFGEYLHCAGDFPMATQMYERVFEAVCAEDMYEKILAAGNMVPEEVSLGATCSYGQLLSHSGKFSDAEDYLTRALQKAEEQFGAHHPKVGMVLTCVARMYKLKAKSEGSSSIMVQEGLYRKVLEVLKAPAINSEDNSTQMDWRDIISLARVKQKSGR, from the exons ATGAGCTCGATCCGATCGGCTCTCGCGAGGGCATTCCTCGCCCCGAAGCCGCGGGGATGCCGCCACTACGCCGCCTCCGTCGGCGAGACGCAGCCCGAGAGGGTGGCGGCGGAGATGGTCCGCTACGCCCTCGGCGGCGCCAAGCACCGGAGCTCGCCAG AGGAGGCGATGCGGATACTGGAGCAGGGGGCCTCGAACCTgcagggcggcggcgagggcagcgCCGAGGCCGTGGGGATGCTCATGCTCGCCATGTCCACGCTGCTCTACCGGAG TGGAAAACGTCAAGATGCTATGGAAAAGCTCAAAGCAACTCAACAAGTTGCTCCTTCTGCAGATTTCAGAG TTGCTGCGTGGGAAGCACTAATGGGACTACGCATGGAAGCAGGCCAG GATATCCCCTTTTCGGTGTCCCCAAATGATTCGGTTGATCTGTCAATCAAAGATGAAGATATCAAATGGTCTGATCTGGACCGTCTAAAATTTCGGGTTAATGCTACCAAAGGACTTATTGCACTTCTAAATGGAGAAACAGAATcag TTCAGCTGTTTGTAGATGGATGCAAGGACAGCTGTGCTGGAGTAGACAATAAACAGACAG AAAATGCTCTCCTTTCATTTGGTGAATATCTACATTGTGCTGGGGATTTTCCTATGGCAACACAAATGTATGAGAGGGTGTTTGAGGCAGTTTGTGCAGAAGATATGTATGAAAAAATTTTAGCAGCTGGAAACATGGTTCCTGAGGAGGTTTCTCTTGGGGCCACTTGCTCATATGGGCAGCTTTTATCTCATTCTGG GAAGTTTAGTGACGCAGAAGATTATCTCACAAGAGCACTACAGAAGGCTGAAGAACAATTTG GTGCACACCACCCAAAGGTTGGCATGGTATTAACTTGTGTAGCTAGAATGTACAAACTGAAAGCAAAATCAGAAGGTTCTAGTTCAATCATGGTTCAGGAG GGGCTGTACAGGAAGGTCCTAGAAGTCCTGAAAGCTCCAGCTATTAATTCTGAGG ATAACAGCACACAGATGGACTGGAGAGATATCATCTCCCTTGCTCGAG TCAAACAGAAAAGTGGAAGGTGA